From Drosophila yakuba strain Tai18E2 chromosome 2L, Prin_Dyak_Tai18E2_2.1, whole genome shotgun sequence, one genomic window encodes:
- the LOC6527018 gene encoding neuroligin-1, whose product MAQTKIIQSRFLHIYGLLCLGSLMGCIKTIGASIAQQTLAVANAPDEAKDEEWEAETDADGDAEAETETGKGTRAHTNGDAEADARIMATGICIIRLITLKRFLENSKTDEHNQRRQQSATSAASAAPAGATSPRRRHLHYPGQPAGHPGHPEACALLVLLLLTSLWPDCCECLHGGSNTVKTKYGLLRGIVVRSSPLVEAFLGIPYASPPVGSLRFMPPITPSTWKTVRSADRFSPVCPQNIPIPPNGPEALLEVPRARLAQLRRLLPLLKNQSEDCLYLNIYVPYETRRQRRNTDDTTGESKTKLSTVVFIHGESYDWNSGNPYDGSELAAHGNVIVVTINFRLGIFGFLKTGGKESAQGNFGLMDLVAGLHWLKENLPAFGGDPQSITLLGYGTGAVLANILVVSPVASDLIQRTVLVSGSALSPWAIQKNPLFVKRRVAEQTGCHGDMLYDDLAPCLRTKSVAELLAVKVDHPRFLVGFAPFVDGTVISPGANPLGSTTLPLGSAIVSTSGIEYANFPKRDLIFCLTSVESYLDLSAQDLEFGFNETRRDRILRTFVRNNFHYHLNEIFAVLKNEYTDWEKAIRNPLSSRDATLQFLSDGHTASPLIKLGYMHSLRGGRAYFLHFKHKTIEEEYPQRSGSVRGEDVPFWLGLPMSPLFPHNYTTQERQIGRLMLRYLSNFAKTGNPNQATAKSVLPNPNEVLETALHQQKKRSTGLTHPNLSEALNLAVLYNQRRSNAMHEKRSYIRRRLRSNDAAFTQLGISSERDVGSYDGDELPFWDAYDVVNQLYVELGNKANIQSHYRGHKLSMWLNLIPQLHRHFNINDQSMRHHQFQDDMNNRDLYEGVVRPQLQTKPAEDDNIIIMQRSRTTTPPPPSKSPSTNATQALNPLGTGATTTTECGIDGAMSVSELTTTQSPNDNRTGIVRVETQKDLATASTGIIGNLELLRRLGGKQFQSYTTALIATVAVGCFLLILNVLIFAGIYHQREKRARDAKTKEELQEGDSSKNSSILKLNALMGGGGGACGSGPGDIADAYTLSGSVVDSKGGVGVVFGEYSCYDEKTKQLKEEKLLVELPPSSSTGQTSLMIDSWGACSTSTLDLLKTKPGDPIEMVSYSALPSVMESTSAMSSKRGSFVDSTLQFNSPQQFDYAVQSSDQMSFKAIEDAVKAAAGHDSEITRDDDIPEPPPPPRSFLAAQQQQQHQQQQQTGILRQAGAGGSSTSGAASGSGKKRVHIQEISV is encoded by the exons ATGGCACAAACTAAGATAATTCAATCGCGTTTTCTACACATTTACGGTTTACTTTGCCTCGGTTCCTTGATGGGTTGCATTAAAACAATCGGTGCTTCAATTGCGCAGCAAACGCTTGCAGTTGCGAATGCACCAGATGAAGCTAAAGATGAAGAGTGGGAAGCGGAAacggatgcggatggggatgcggaagcggaaacggaaacgggaAAGGGAACGAGAGCGCATACAAATGGGGACGCGGAAGCGGATGCCCGCATCATGGCAACGGGAATTTGCATTATAAGACTGATAACATTAAAGAGATTTCTAGAAAATTCCAAAACCGATGAACACAATCAAAGGCGCCAGCAATCAGCAACGTCAGCAGCGTCAGCCGCGCCAGCTGGAGCAACCAGCCCGCGAAGAAGACACCTCCATTATCCCGGACAGCcagcaggacatccaggacACCCGGAGGCGTGTGCCCTGCTAGTGCTCCTCCTGCTCACCAGCCTCTGGCCGGATTGCTGCGAGTGCCTCCACGGTGGCAGCAACACCGTCAAGACCAAGTACGGCCTGCTGCGAGGCATCGTGGTCCGCTCCTCGCCGCTCGTGGAGGCCTTCCTGGGCATTCCCTATGCCTCGCCCCCGGTGGGCAGTCTCAG ATTTATGCCCCCCATAACACCCTCAACGTGGAAAACGGTTCGCAGCGCGGATCGATTCTCGCCGGTCTGTCCGCAGAACATACCCATACCGCCCAACGGACCGGAAGCGCTCCTGGAAGTGCCCCGCGCCCGTCTCGCCCAGCTGCGCCGCCTGTTGCCGCTGCTCAAGAACCAATCGGAAGACTGCTTATACCTAAATATCTATGTGCCCTACGAGACGCGTCGCCAGAGAC GTAACACCGATGATACTACCGGCGAATCGAAGACTAAATTGTCGACGGTGGTGTTCATCCATGGCGAATCGTACGACTGGAACTCAGGGAATCCCTACGACGGCTCCGAGCTGGCTGCCCACGGCAATGTCATCGTCGTGACAATCAACTTTCGTCTGGGAATCTTCGGGTTCCTAAAGACCGGCGGCAAGGAGAGTGCCCAGGGAAACTTCGGACTGATGGACCTGGTGGCGGGTCTTCACTGGCTCAAAGAAAATCTACCGGCGTTCGGCGGGGATCCCCAGAGCATCACACTCCTGGGCTACGGAACTGGAGCTGTGCTGGCCAACATACTGGTTGTGTCTCCAGTGGCAAGTG ACTTAATCCAGCGCACGGTGCTGGTGAGCGGCTCCGCCCTGTCGCCTTGGGCCATTCAGAAGAACCCCCTTTTTGTGAAGAGGCGCGTGGCGGAACAGACTGGATGTCACGGCGACATGTTGTACGACGACCTGGCCCCCTGCCTCCGCACCAAGAGCGTCGCTGAATTGCTGGCCGTCAAGGTGGATCATCCACG ATTCCTCGTGGGCTTCGCTCCATTTGTGGATGGCACTGTTATATCGCCCGGCGCCAATCCTTTGGGCAGCACCACATTGCCCCTTGGATCAGCTATTGTTAG TACTTCAGGAATTGAATATGCAAACTTTCCGAAACGAGACCTCATTTTCTGCCTTACATCTGTGGAGTCCTATTTGGATTTGAGTGCCCAGGACTTGGAGTTCGGCTTCAATGAGACGCGACGGGATCGCATCCTGCGCACTTTTGTGCGAAATAACTTTCACTATCATCTGAACGAGATATTTGCCGTTTTGAAG AACGAGTACACGGACTGGGAGAAGGCCATCCGTAATCCTCTTAGCTCCCGGGACGCCACCCTGCAATTCCTGAGCGATGGCCACACGGCCTCGCCGCTGATTAAGTTGGGCTATATGCACAGTTTGCGTGGAGGTCGCGCCTACTTTCTGCACTTTAAACACAAGACCATCGAGGAGGAGTACCCACAG AGATCCGGCTCCGTGCGCGGCGAAGATGTGCCTTTTTGGCTGGGTCTGCCAATGTCCCCGCTCTTTCCCCACAACTACACCACCCAGGAGCGCCAAATCGGAAGACTAATGCTGCGATATCTGTCCAACTTTGCGAAAACTGG CAATCCGAATCAAGCCACGGCAAAGTCAGTGCTCCCCAATCCGAACGAGGTCCTGGAGACTGCGCTGCATCAGCAGAAGAAGCGCTCCACTGGGCTGACCCATCCCAATCTCAGCGAGGCCCTCAATCTGGCAGTGCTCTACAATCAGCGCCGCAGCAATGCCATGCACGAGAAGCGATCCTACATACGAAGAAGACTGCGGAGCAATGATGCAGCCTTCACCCAGCTGGGTATCTCCAGTGAACGGGATGTGGGCAGCTACGATGGCGATGAGCTGCCATTTTGGGATGCCTACGACGTGGTCAATCAGCTGTACGTGGAATTGG GAAATAAGGCAAATATTCAGAGCCACTACCGCGGTCATAAGCTGTCCATGTGGTTGAACCTCATCCCACAGCTGCATCGCCACTTCAACATCAATGACCAGTCCATGCGACACCATCAGTTCCAGGACGACATGAACAACAGGGATCTCTACGAGG GCGTTGTGCGACCACAATTGCAGACCAAGCCTGCTGAAGATGataacatcatcatcatgcaGAGGAGTAGGACAACGACGCCACCGCCGCCTTCAAAGAGTCCAAGTACAAATGCCACACAAGCCTTGAATCCTCTGGGCACGGGAGCCACTACCACCACAG AGTGCGGCATTGATGGAGCGATGTCTGTATCGGAACTAACCACGACCCAGTCACCAAACGACAATAGAACTGGGATAGTGCGCGTGGAGACCCAGAAGGACCTGGCCACCGCGTCCACTGGGATCATTGGCAACCTGGAGCTACTTCGTCGTCTGGGAGGCAAACAGTTCCAGAGCTATACGACAGCCCTGATTGCCACGGTGGCCGTGGGCTGCTTCCTGCTAATCCTAAATGTCCTGATCTTCGCGGGCATTTACCATCAGCGAGAGAAGCGAGCGCGAGATGCGAAGACCAAGGAGGAGTTGCAGGAAGGCGATAGCAGCAAGAATTCCAGCATCTTGAAGCTCAATGCTTTGatgggcggcggcggaggagctTGTGGTTCTGGACCAGGTGACATTGCGGATGCGTACACCCTAAGCGGCTCCGTGGTGGACAGCAAGGGCGGAGTTGGCGTCGTGTTCGGGGAGTACAGCTGCTACGATGAGAAGACTAAGCAGTTGAAGGAAGAGAAGCTTCTGGTGGAACTGCCACCATCTTCGTCGACGGGCCAAACGTCTCTGATGATAGACAGTTGGGGCGCATGTTCCACGAGCACTTTGGATCTGCTAAAGACCAAGCCAGGCGATCCCATCGAAATGGTCTCCTACAGTGCCCTGCCCTCGGTGATGGAATCCACATCGGCCATGAGCAGCAAGCGTGGATCCTTCGTGGACTCCACCCTGCAATTCAACAGTCCGCAGCAATTCGACTATGCTGTCCAGTCCTCGGATCAGATGTCCTTTAAGGCGATAGAGGACGCAGTTAAAGCGGCGGCCGGGCATGACTCCGAAATCACCCGGGATGATGACATTCCCGaaccgccgccaccaccacgaTCCTTCCTGGCCgcccaacagcaacagcagcatcagcagcagcagcaaacggGAATCCTGCGTCAGGCAGGAGCGGGCGGCAGTTCCACGTCAGGAGCGGCGAGCGGCAGCGGCAAGAAACGTGTACATATTCAGGAAATCTCAGTCTAG